Genomic window (Dyadobacter fanqingshengii):
AAATGGTTCATATTGACGCCAAAGCTCGTCTGGCATGCAGCACGTGCACCACTAGGAAAATCGAGCATGAACATCATGGTTTCTTCCACTTCCTTATATATTTCCGGACGGGTGGTAGAAGCCTGCGCAATCACGCTGATCGGTTCTTCGCCCGTGGCCAGTCTTGCGCCTTGCAATGCATAAACGCCCATATCGCCCATCACGCCACCACCTAATGCCTTGTTTTGTTTCCAATGCGTCGTGCGGTTATCGATGTAGCCCGCAGCGCTGTTCACCATTTTCACTTTACCAAATTTCTGCTCTTTGGCCACTTTCATGTAAGCCTGAATGTTCGGATCGTGCTGGCAGCGGTAACCAATGGCGAGCTTGACTTTATTGCTTTTACAAGCGCTGATCATCGCCTCGCAATCGGCAACGGACGGCGCCATCGGTTTTTCACAAAATACATGCTTGCCTGCTTTGGCAGCACGCACCACAAATTCCCGATGCATCGAAGGTGGTAACACTACATACACAATGTCAATGTCCGGGTTATTGGCGATCTGGTCGAAATTCTGATAGGTGTAAATGTTTTTGTCAGGGATATTGTACTTTGTTTTCCAGGTTTCTGCTTTTGCGGGCGTGCCGGTAACAATGCCTGCGAGATGACATTTTTCGGTCAATTGCAAAGCAGGGGCAAGCAAATCCGTGCTGTAATAGCCCAGACCGACCAGGGCAATGCCCAGTTTATCTTTTTTGGGAGCCGTAGCAGCCAGTAATGAGCTGCCGGTAAATAAGGTGGCCGCACTGGCCAAAGTCAATGAGGATAGGAAATCGCGCCTTTCTAATAGCATAGCTCAAATTGTTATATTATAACTCACTCTGCAAATATCAATATTTATTTAAATTACGTGTTGGACTTACAGTTATTAATTCATGCTAATTTTAAATAAATTGACATCTTCCTATCTTACCACACAGTGAATATTAGCCAGCATTTGAAAAATGGATTTGTTAAAAAATTATCAAAAGAAACTGTTTCCCTACGCATACAACATTTTGGGTTCAGCAGAAGATGCCCGTGACGTTGTCCAGGATGTCATGCTCAAACATCTGACAACGCAGGATCAGGCGGTTGAGAATGAAACGGGTTATCTGATCCGAAGTGTCGTCAATCAGTCCATCAATCTGAAAAAGAGGAATAAGAAAACGGTCAGCGAAAGCATGTGGCTTCCCGAGCCTGTGGAAATGACGGACACGAACATGATCAGGGACGAAATCCTGTCCTATTCAATGCTGGTGCTGCTGGAAAAACTGGGACCTAAGGAGCGGGCCGTTTTTATCCTGAAAGAGGCATTTGATTATTCCCATCAGGAAATCGCGGAAGCATTATCATTCTCCGTCGAAAATTCCCGCAAACTTTTAAGCCGCGCCAAAACGCTGTTGAAAGATGTAGCCGAACCTGTGAAAGCCCCAACCGCGCTTCCTGCGAATTATTTGCAGAACTACATGCACACCATTAAGAACGGGAATGTTGAACACCTTGTCGAAATGCTGTCGAACGACATTATTGTGCGCACAGACGGTGGCGGTAAGATTAAGATTGTGAGCGAATTGACTGTCGGTGCAAGCAATGCTGCTGAGCTGATGCTTTACGTTTACAAAACTTATCAGCACGCATTCACGATTGCATACCGCGAGTTGAACCATCAGCCTGCCATACTATTTTATAATGATGGGGTTTTGGTAAACTGTCAGATTTTCGAAGTTGAAGATTCCAAAATCAAGCAGATCTATTCCGTTGTTGATCCGGATAAACTCAATATTATGATCCGTTCTTAAATTTTTTGTCACGTTTTGGAAGGCTGGATTGTCATTCCATTTAAATAACCAAAACAGACAAAAACATGATAGTCGTAAAAGTTTCTTACACCGTGGAAGGTGCGTATGTGGAAAAGAATCAGGAGAATATTAACATTTTTATGGAAGACTTTAAAAAGCTGAGCGGCAACGACTTTCGCTATAATGTCTATCTGATGAATGATGGCCAAACTTTTGTTCACCTGTCTCATTTCAAAAATCCGGACATTCAGAATAAGGTCCTTAATGTGCCAAGTTTTAAGGAATTTCAAAAACAAAGGGATGAAAGTGGCCTGAATAATTCGCATAAACTGGAAGAATGGAGTTTTTTAGCAGCAACAACAGACATACTTAACGAGCCTTAATGTTGCCAAAAGTTTAGCCGTTCATCGGCAAATTTGTATTTTTGCTGTCGGATACGCCTGCTGTATTCGACAGCATTTTTACATTGAAAGTATCCCGATCTCTTGTGTTAACCCCCTCAACATTACCCGCAGATAGTTTTTTCACGCCCTTTGAAGCGTTTGGTGCGGCATATTCCTTGCCAGCCAAATTTACATTCCCGTATAATAACGACCCGCATCCGGTTAGTTTACTAGCGGCTGAAATGCTCCAAGCGCATCTGGAAAGTCAGCAGGATTGGGAACATAACTTCGGGTTGTCCGATGATTCAGAAAATGTAATTGGCAAAATGTTTGGCGTGCTTGTGGTCGAAACGGAGCACGCGCAGATTGGATATATATCCGCGTTTTCGGGGAAGCTCGCGGGTGGAAATCATCACGCCAAATTTGTGCCTCCGATTTTTGACGGCGTTGCAAAAGATGGTTTCCTCAATGCGGGAATGACCGCGCTCTCGCAGATGAATGATGAGATAAAGACGCTTGAAGCGCATGAAGATAAGGCATTTGAAACACACATTACCCAGCTGAAAATAATACGTAAAAAGCATTCTGTTTCTTTGCAGAACGCGATTTTTGACCAATACAATTTCCTTAACCAGGCCGGGGAACAGAAAAGTCTGCGCGAAATATTTGCGGATGCTTCGTACAAAAATCCACCCGCAGGCGCCGGTGAATGTGCGGCCCCGAAATTACTGCAATACGCTTTCCAAAATAAAATGAAGCCGCTCGCCCTGGCCGAATTCTGGTGGGGAATGTCCCCCAAATCGGAATTCTGGAAACACGGCCATTTTTATCCTGCATGCCGCGAGAAATGCGCACCCATTCTGGCACATATGCTTAGTGGCTCGCAACCACATTAGCCCCGGCCCCACCTCAGCGAATTTGTAAATGCTAAACATTCCGAATGATTACAGTTAAGCGCGCAATTGCTGTCCTGTATAATCACAGCGGAAAAATCTGGCTGGCTACCTGGTAAGTGTTTGCATGTGCGTTCAGAATCGTTCTTAGCTGAGGAGAATAGCCGCCCCCCATGCTGCATTGCACCGGGATGTTGTGCTTTGCGGCAATTTGCAAAACCATTTCATCCCGATGCCGGCAACCTTGCACGGTGCAGGACATACGTCCGATTTTGTCCGTTTCCAGGATGTCTACCCCGGCTTGATAGAAAATAAAATCGGGCCGGACTTGTTCGACCAGGTTAGGAAGTATTTCTTTTAAAAGGCGCAAATAAGTGTTGTCATCCGTCCTGTCATCCAATGCCACGTCCAGGTCACTTTTTTCCTTTCTGAACGGATAATTATTTTTTCCATGCATGGAAAACGTAAAAATGCGCGGCTGATCCGCGAAAATATGGGCCGTTCCGTTTCCCTGGTGCACGTCGAGGTCGATGATGAGCACTTTTTTTGCCTTTTTATGATCGATCAGATATTGCGCTGCCACGGCCTGGTCATTGATCATGCAGAAACCTTCTCCAAAATCCCGCCCTGCATGATGCGTGCCGCCGGCAATATTGAAGGCGATGCCGGTATCCAATGCTTTGAGCGCGCCTTGCACCGTTCCATTTGCGATCCGCAGCTCACGTTCAGCTAATAATGGGGTTTGGGTAAAACCGATGCGCCTCATTTCCTGCTGCGTCAGTTTTCCCTGCGCAAATCGATCCGCATATGCACGGTCATGGACCGCGTATACCGCTTGCATATCCACAGGTTCGGGGCTGAAAAAATCAGTATGTTTCGCAATGCCTTCCCGCAGCAATTGCAACGGGAGCAGCTCGTATTTATCCATGGGAAAACGATGCCCCTCCGGCACCGGATATTTGTATATGGGGTCAAACGCAATTGGAAACATGCAGGGTCAATTATGGAGGATTTCGATGGTTTTCCGATCCGGCTTGCCATCAAAATATTTATTCAAAACTTCCTGAAAAACGGGATCTGCATTTCTGACCATACTAAACAATGTCATACTGGACCGCAACTTCAAATCATCCGGCGTGCCCATGATCTGGTTCGCTGTCTTGCCCTCCACAGCCAATATTGCCTTTGAAATCTCAATTAATCTTTTTCCCAGCACCGGATGTTGAAAATAACGGTTTGCCTGTTCCAGATCCTCAATCGCAAAGTGCACAGAAGTGCTGCTCATTCCCAGACCCGTTATCTGCGGAAAAACATACCATATCCAATGTCCCTGCTTCCTGCCCCTCGTTATCTCCGCCAAAGCCCCTGCATAATCCCGCTCCTGCGCAGTAAGGAATTTATTCAAGTCTGATTCCATTTGTTTGATTTGTTGTTTGTTGGTTGTTTTCAAACAAAAGCTTGCCAGGGGATAATAACGAAGCTGCTTTGTCAATTCGATATTGCTCATCGACTTGTATTTTCCAAATGGTCAAACGTCCAACAATTGATCTATGCTTTCTTCAACATTATCAATTCCAGCAAAGAACGGAAACAGTTCCGGGTCAATCCACTCGATCATTTTATACAAATTGATTCTCATAGCAAGGGCATGCGAACAGTCGATATGATTTGCATGAAAACAGAGTGGTTCGCAATGATTTACCCTGTTTCGAAAATTCCTGATCATTTCCAGCCTGCCATAGATGCTCGCGCGGTTCTCGATAGACGGCTTATGTTTAAATACCTTTATCGGCTGACCTTGCAATAATCGGTAATGCGCAGGCTCGAAGATGGCAGTCCAAAAACCGAATGTCTGATCAGAGACTATCTTGGCATTCGTTATTGGTAATCGGGCCTTTCTCGACTTATTTTCGACAGCTTCCACACATTTCCGAAGGTAGAAATTAGATTTACGAAGCGATTCATCACTCATAAATCCAAGCTTTTCATTAATAATCCAGTTCCTATCCATGAACAGCTCCCTTAAAATGGAATCGATACTATTTCGGAGGACCACCTCAAACTGGCTTATTAATGGATGGAATGCTTTCGACAGCGCAATATTTGCATGATATAAATTTCCGGCTCGCTCGTGGTCATTTCTCCCGGCTAGTAAATATCTATCATATCTCGGCTTGGATAAATACTTGTCTCGTAAATTAATTTTCATGGAATTTTGGAACTTTTGCTAAAAGGTGTTTTGTTTGCAACACGTAGGCCTGGTCAAGCCTCTTTCCTTCGTGGAAACGTAACCAGGTAAAGTTTAGGGAGTTCTCAACGGAGCTCCTTTTTTGTTTTAACTCCCCTGTTGCTGCATTCATTTCAACCATCCGCTTCTATTTGTTAGTGTGCAATTCAGTAATCTTCACACACGAATATTCCAAGTATTAGATCCGAAAACAAGCTCTGCTCAGACGTTATAAGCGTAGCTGATATTTTTTTCAGCCGTATACAGTACGGGTGTTCCCACGGCATTCCAACGACCGCCATGTAAGCGTGCGCCTTCTCCTGATTTGTCGTAAATATATAATGGATTGGCAATCCAAATCAGCGATTTTTTGGATATCAGACTTAATAAAGTGAATTGGTGCAAAACCTTCGAGGCCTGGATTTGGAGCGTTCCACCAACCTCCCCCACAGAAACTTTCTTCGCATTCATACAACCTTTTCCCCTTATTGCGGCCTCTTTGAATTGAGTACACTAAAAAACAATGTATGACATCTGAGGCGGAGCTTATTTCAGGATGCCTTTTACATGACCGGATTGCACAACGGCAATTGTATGACCGCTATAAAAAAGCGATGTATACGCTTGCTTACCGCATCACTGGTGATTTTGACGATGCCAATGATGTGTTGCAGGATGCATTTATGGACGTTTTCAAACATTTGAGCCAGTTCCGCGGCGACGCGGCACTCGGGGCGTGGATCAAGCAGATCGTTATCCGGAAATCTACCAAAAAGAAAAAGATTGTGGTCTGGCAAGATCTGGATGAGTATGCGGGTGAAATCATTGATTGGAACGAAATCGAGATCAATACGGCGCACCTGGAAACGGCTGTCCTTTCATTGCCGGACGGCTTCCGCACCATTTTCGTGCTGGCAGAAGTGGAAGGTTACACGCACAAAGAAATCGCGGTAATGCTCCACATTTCAGAAGGAACCTCCAAATCGCAACTGTTTCATGCAAAAAGAAAGCTGCGCAGCATGCTTTCACCAAAATGACCACCACTATGGAAAAAAACAAACATACATTGAAAGGCGCCTTGACCAAACTCCCGCATTACTCGCCGGGCGAAGGTGTATGGGCATCCTTGAACCAGGAACTGAACGAGTTACCATTGAAAACGGCAGCACATTCTCTGCCGGAATATGAACCGGACGAGCAACTTTGGGAATTGATCGCGAAAGGGCCGATCAACAACAGAATGGCTTATTTCTGGCAGTATGCAGCCGCAGTGATTTTGTTAATGGGCGTTGGCGGAGTTTGGTTCATAGGAAAGAAGTCCGGAAGACAGATCGCTTTCAGGCAGGAAACAGTCGATGAGCGATTGCAAGCAAGTGCCGATCAGGTTACGGATCAACAATATGAAAAGCTCAAAGCTTACTGCGAAACGGAAACATTGATCTGTGCCAGTAATGATTACAAAAGATTGCAGAACGAATACGAAGATCTGGTAAACGCGGCGACGCAATTGCAGCAAGCCATCGGCGAGTACAATGCGGAACCCGACCTGGTGCGCCAGTTTGCAAACATTGAACAACAAAAGGCCGAAGTGTTAAACGAAATGGCCAAAATGATATAATTCCAAAAACATGAAACGAGCTTTTTATCTCAAATTACTATTGATTGCGATGCTTACGGCTGCCTTCACGGACGCCGCACTGGCCCAGGGCGTTTTGCAGGTCGCAACCAAAACCATTGAAAAAAACATACCGTCGCCCGCCATACGCACACTGCATATTAACGCGGAAAAAGCCGACATTGAACTCACAACCTGGGACAAATCGGAAATCTCAATTGTAATGGAACTGTCGGCGAGGCATCCCGAAAAAAACACTGCGGCGAATGATCTTTCGAAGCTCCAGTATATCGCCGACCGTAGTGGTAAAGATTATTTCCTGCGCAACTACATTGTCCTGAAAGATGGTGAAAGCAAGCCCGTCTCCAATCTACGGGCACGTTATACTATCCATCTGCCCGCGTCCTGCGCAGTGGATCTGAAAAATTCGTTTGGCACCATTACATTAAAAGGATTAACAAACAGCTTGCAGCTGAAAGCCGATTTCTGCATTACAAACCTCGTCGAAATCAAAGGAAAAGGACAAATGCAAACCTCGTTTGGCGAGCTGAAAGGAAGTGAAATCTCAGGTGTTTTCACATTTACAAGTGACCATACCAAAATGTCGCTAAAAAGCATTGCCGGCGTCATCAAAGTCGATGCCGTTTATGGAGATATCGAGCTGTTCCCTACCAGCGGGCTGACGAGTTTGAATATCAAATCCAAGAAAGCGGAAATCACATTACAGACCAAGAACTGGCAGCATTTCGATTACACCATTCAAAGTGCCTATGCAAATATGAAACTCCCGAATGGTTTTAAATGGAAGCGCAACACAGCGGATTTCAAGGAAGCATTTTTTTCCAAAAACCAGCTTGCCAACGTGGATATAAATGCGGAGTTCGGCCATGTGACTATAAAGTAAAGAGAAGCCACATTACGCGGCTTCTCTTTTGATATGAACCTTAAAAAAAACTCCTTACAAAGAATATCTGATCGTTACACCGTAAGTTCTCTGGTCACCAACGATCCCGGCGTATTGTCCGTAGCTGCCCGGAGCGGCAAGTAATTGTTCGTAGTAATCTTTGTTGAGAATGTTACGTCCCCATACAAAGAATGTAAGTCCATTGGAAGCTCTGAAACCTGCTCTCGCATTGCTCAATGCATAGCCATCAATGTTCAGATATTGCGAGGGCGACGGGCTTGATGAGAATTCTGAGCGATAATATTCGTCAATTCCCAGGAAGTAATTTCCTTTCAAACCAAGCAATGTTCCCTTCGCAACCACTTCGCCGCCTACCGAACCAGACCATTTGGAAATTCCTGGCAACCGTCCACCCGAAACATCTTTAAATGCTTGCGGTCCTCCTACTTCTTCCAAAGGCACAGGCGCATTGGTGAATTTTACATATTTACCGTCTGTATAAGCCACCGCAGCATTCAATGTCAATGGGCCAAAACGAATGTTACCATCCAATTCCGCACCCTGCACGCGCACGTTTTCGGCATTGGCCAGATAACCCCTGTTCACACCTGGCTCCGGCGTTTGTACTTGTGTCTGGAAATCATCAATATCCGAGCGGAAGAAAGTCAGGTTCAATACCGAGTTGCCTGATGGTTTTGTTTTGATACCAAATTCTTTGTGTTCAACAAATTCCGGTTTTACTTTGGCAAGATCAAGCAGAATAGCGCCGCTTGCTGTTGGCAAACCACCCACATTCACCCCAATTGGCTTAAAACCAACCGAGTAAGTAGCATAGGCATTGAAACGTGTGCTGGCTCTGTATTGCAGGGACAACTGTCCTGAGAAATTGCCTTCTGCGTAATCCGTATTAAAGGCCTGGTTGCTGTAAACGCCATTTTTCAGCGCCAGCAATGCTGGGTCGGTGGTTTGCAAGCCGCCGTAAGCTACCCGGTTATAATCCACCACTTTCTTGTCGTAGTTGTAACGC
Coding sequences:
- a CDS encoding Gfo/Idh/MocA family protein, with the protein product MLLERRDFLSSLTLASAATLFTGSSLLAATAPKKDKLGIALVGLGYYSTDLLAPALQLTEKCHLAGIVTGTPAKAETWKTKYNIPDKNIYTYQNFDQIANNPDIDIVYVVLPPSMHREFVVRAAKAGKHVFCEKPMAPSVADCEAMISACKSNKVKLAIGYRCQHDPNIQAYMKVAKEQKFGKVKMVNSAAGYIDNRTTHWKQNKALGGGVMGDMGVYALQGARLATGEEPISVIAQASTTRPEIYKEVEETMMFMLDFPSGARAACQTSFGVNMNHLQINYEKGWVKMEPQSGYSGNKGSMSDGTIINFPIKSQQAKQMDEDCLAIMNNTDLIAPGEEGLRDIRVVEAIYKSVKSGQSVKI
- a CDS encoding sigma-70 family RNA polymerase sigma factor yields the protein MDLLKNYQKKLFPYAYNILGSAEDARDVVQDVMLKHLTTQDQAVENETGYLIRSVVNQSINLKKRNKKTVSESMWLPEPVEMTDTNMIRDEILSYSMLVLLEKLGPKERAVFILKEAFDYSHQEIAEALSFSVENSRKLLSRAKTLLKDVAEPVKAPTALPANYLQNYMHTIKNGNVEHLVEMLSNDIIVRTDGGGKIKIVSELTVGASNAAELMLYVYKTYQHAFTIAYRELNHQPAILFYNDGVLVNCQIFEVEDSKIKQIYSVVDPDKLNIMIRS
- a CDS encoding pseudouridylate synthase, whose translation is MKVSRSLVLTPSTLPADSFFTPFEAFGAAYSLPAKFTFPYNNDPHPVSLLAAEMLQAHLESQQDWEHNFGLSDDSENVIGKMFGVLVVETEHAQIGYISAFSGKLAGGNHHAKFVPPIFDGVAKDGFLNAGMTALSQMNDEIKTLEAHEDKAFETHITQLKIIRKKHSVSLQNAIFDQYNFLNQAGEQKSLREIFADASYKNPPAGAGECAAPKLLQYAFQNKMKPLALAEFWWGMSPKSEFWKHGHFYPACREKCAPILAHMLSGSQPH
- a CDS encoding histone deacetylase family protein, whose protein sequence is MFPIAFDPIYKYPVPEGHRFPMDKYELLPLQLLREGIAKHTDFFSPEPVDMQAVYAVHDRAYADRFAQGKLTQQEMRRIGFTQTPLLAERELRIANGTVQGALKALDTGIAFNIAGGTHHAGRDFGEGFCMINDQAVAAQYLIDHKKAKKVLIIDLDVHQGNGTAHIFADQPRIFTFSMHGKNNYPFRKEKSDLDVALDDRTDDNTYLRLLKEILPNLVEQVRPDFIFYQAGVDILETDKIGRMSCTVQGCRHRDEMVLQIAAKHNIPVQCSMGGGYSPQLRTILNAHANTYQVASQIFPL
- a CDS encoding DUF1810 domain-containing protein, with translation MESDLNKFLTAQERDYAGALAEITRGRKQGHWIWYVFPQITGLGMSSTSVHFAIEDLEQANRYFQHPVLGKRLIEISKAILAVEGKTANQIMGTPDDLKLRSSMTLFSMVRNADPVFQEVLNKYFDGKPDRKTIEILHN
- a CDS encoding RES family NAD+ phosphorylase, with translation MNAKKVSVGEVGGTLQIQASKVLHQFTLLSLISKKSLIWIANPLYIYDKSGEGARLHGGRWNAVGTPVLYTAEKNISYAYNV
- a CDS encoding RNA polymerase sigma factor gives rise to the protein MTSEAELISGCLLHDRIAQRQLYDRYKKAMYTLAYRITGDFDDANDVLQDAFMDVFKHLSQFRGDAALGAWIKQIVIRKSTKKKKIVVWQDLDEYAGEIIDWNEIEINTAHLETAVLSLPDGFRTIFVLAEVEGYTHKEIAVMLHISEGTSKSQLFHAKRKLRSMLSPK
- a CDS encoding DUF4097 family beta strand repeat-containing protein gives rise to the protein MKRAFYLKLLLIAMLTAAFTDAALAQGVLQVATKTIEKNIPSPAIRTLHINAEKADIELTTWDKSEISIVMELSARHPEKNTAANDLSKLQYIADRSGKDYFLRNYIVLKDGESKPVSNLRARYTIHLPASCAVDLKNSFGTITLKGLTNSLQLKADFCITNLVEIKGKGQMQTSFGELKGSEISGVFTFTSDHTKMSLKSIAGVIKVDAVYGDIELFPTSGLTSLNIKSKKAEITLQTKNWQHFDYTIQSAYANMKLPNGFKWKRNTADFKEAFFSKNQLANVDINAEFGHVTIK